The Lysobacter capsici genome has a segment encoding these proteins:
- a CDS encoding XVIPCD domain-containing protein, which yields MARPNKQLSDAVDRLSDDPHAARDHISQLRNALASDSELLDRMNDEAKKGHIKAFVIGEKGPAGYYDIHSGAVTLPAVSFRPAGASASEDLVAALKLQDMSVRFGNSVYADTSGHKIPVSQEMLGNLQRAINDSPVLAAQMKAAVSAVPDPHLIKFEILDAGFGAGATYDGDSKSISIPAARLQNTSASNSEGFDPFSMVYTLAHETRHGFNHAAKRQAYDVFDREVREIARDRNPINDYTVPIGRLIGAGRQDEAKAEIAGWNAVVSMVKQVNPEAELDAMGRVNNIRGHLFVAKNDATLKFEGRPGLAFGPELSLEPTEANIETLGKNYFDRFPAGTPGKTAREVSTLGPHREADYANYYGRNAIERLITIDRKHARAIDGVEPQMHIDMAALRLNERLIERLGLEIDPHPEQRQAYYDTSRSPPALQHFDHTKTGRSLNQHVPIDAAVLADDPVAVGRERLTPREQGHPDHGLYSQIATQVRQQDQQHGRQWDETSERMTASLLVLAKENGLSQVDHVVFSTNKERVVAGENVFVVQGRLDDPAHLRAHMKTDEAVRTPEAVSLEKVEAINERMARQTAQAQALGQMPEEAPKGPGMGR from the coding sequence ATGGCTAGACCGAATAAGCAACTATCCGATGCCGTGGATCGGCTATCGGATGATCCGCACGCCGCCCGCGACCATATCTCTCAGTTGCGCAATGCGCTCGCGTCGGACAGCGAATTGCTGGATCGCATGAACGACGAGGCCAAAAAGGGGCATATCAAGGCATTCGTCATCGGGGAGAAAGGGCCGGCGGGGTACTACGACATCCATTCGGGTGCTGTGACATTGCCCGCCGTTAGCTTTCGTCCAGCGGGCGCCTCTGCTTCGGAAGATCTGGTCGCTGCTTTGAAACTACAGGACATGTCGGTAAGGTTCGGCAATAGCGTCTATGCAGATACATCGGGCCATAAAATCCCTGTGTCGCAAGAAATGCTCGGGAACTTGCAGCGCGCGATAAACGACTCCCCGGTGTTGGCAGCGCAAATGAAAGCGGCGGTAAGCGCCGTGCCGGATCCGCACTTGATCAAATTCGAAATTCTGGATGCCGGGTTTGGCGCGGGTGCGACTTATGACGGAGACAGCAAATCGATCAGCATTCCGGCTGCACGTTTGCAAAATACGTCCGCCAGCAATAGTGAGGGGTTCGACCCGTTTTCCATGGTCTACACGCTTGCGCATGAAACCCGGCATGGGTTCAACCACGCGGCAAAGCGACAAGCCTATGATGTATTCGATCGCGAGGTCCGCGAGATCGCGCGCGACAGGAACCCTATCAATGACTACACCGTCCCGATCGGAAGACTGATCGGCGCGGGTCGGCAGGACGAGGCCAAGGCCGAGATTGCCGGATGGAACGCCGTGGTCAGCATGGTGAAGCAAGTCAATCCAGAGGCAGAACTGGATGCCATGGGACGGGTAAATAACATACGAGGCCATTTATTCGTCGCCAAGAACGACGCCACACTCAAGTTTGAGGGGCGCCCAGGGCTGGCATTCGGACCTGAACTCAGCCTCGAGCCGACCGAGGCCAACATCGAAACTCTTGGCAAGAACTATTTCGACCGATTTCCGGCAGGAACACCGGGCAAGACGGCTCGCGAAGTATCCACGCTCGGTCCCCACAGAGAGGCCGACTACGCCAACTACTACGGCCGCAATGCGATCGAGCGACTCATAACGATCGACAGGAAGCATGCGCGCGCAATCGACGGAGTCGAGCCGCAGATGCATATCGATATGGCGGCTTTGCGGCTCAACGAGCGCTTGATCGAGCGACTGGGGTTGGAGATAGACCCGCATCCGGAGCAGCGGCAGGCCTACTACGACACCAGCCGGTCGCCACCTGCACTCCAGCACTTCGATCACACCAAGACGGGGCGCAGTTTGAACCAGCATGTGCCCATCGATGCGGCTGTTCTGGCGGACGATCCTGTCGCTGTAGGCCGCGAGCGTTTGACGCCGAGGGAGCAAGGGCATCCAGATCACGGCTTGTATTCCCAGATTGCGACCCAGGTCCGACAACAGGATCAACAGCACGGCCGCCAGTGGGACGAAACCAGCGAGCGCATGACCGCTAGCTTGTTGGTCCTGGCGAAGGAAAATGGTTTGTCGCAAGTGGATCACGTGGTTTTCAGCACCAATAAGGAACGCGTCGTCGCGGGCGAGAACGTCTTCGTCGTACAAGGTCGGCTCGACGACCCGGCGCATCTGCGGGCGCATATGAAAACGGACGAGGCTGTTCGTACGCCGGAGGCGGTTTCGTTGGAAAAAGTAGAGGCGATTAACGAGCGTATGGCCCGACAGACGGCGCAGGCTCAGGCGCTGGGGCAGATGCCGGAGGAAGCGCCCAAGGGGCCGGGCATGGGGCGATGA
- a CDS encoding phytanoyl-CoA dioxygenase family protein has translation MKPDQAEFFAAQGYLRLDAFHPKSRMAAIRRSVLDEMKRLSARTGLTKSLRQLPFFQQIGKLSALVDVPGLHDALATPELIEFISRLGGQALTPSQGTQLLLSPPNQGDWTLNGLNWHVDVTADPPHRLAGIQAFFLIDDVSPHGGATLALAGSHRLDPSGPGSASALRKLLRTSADLARDLHGSGVSIIEMSGRAGDICLMDMRLLHTPSINASKHLRMMATCRCFPRA, from the coding sequence ATGAAACCGGATCAAGCCGAATTTTTCGCCGCGCAAGGTTACTTGCGGTTGGATGCCTTCCATCCGAAGAGCCGGATGGCGGCGATCAGGCGGAGCGTGCTTGATGAGATGAAGCGGTTGTCGGCTAGGACCGGCCTGACGAAGTCGTTGCGGCAACTTCCGTTCTTTCAGCAGATCGGCAAGCTCTCCGCGCTCGTGGATGTCCCGGGGCTGCACGATGCGCTGGCGACGCCGGAGCTCATCGAATTCATATCCCGATTGGGCGGTCAGGCATTGACGCCCAGCCAAGGCACTCAGCTGTTGCTGTCGCCGCCGAACCAAGGCGATTGGACCTTGAACGGCCTGAACTGGCACGTGGACGTAACGGCCGATCCGCCGCATCGGCTTGCCGGCATTCAAGCGTTCTTCTTGATCGACGATGTGTCGCCCCACGGCGGCGCGACGCTCGCGCTGGCGGGGTCGCATCGGCTCGATCCATCTGGACCCGGTTCCGCCTCCGCGCTGCGCAAGTTGTTGAGGACTTCGGCCGATCTGGCGCGCGATCTTCACGGATCGGGCGTTTCCATCATCGAAATGTCAGGTCGGGCGGGTGACATTTGTCTGATGGACATGCGGCTTTTGCACACGCCGTCGATCAACGCGAGCAAGCATCTGCGAATGATGGCGACGTGCCGTTGTTTTCCGCGCGCTTGA
- a CDS encoding VOC family protein — protein MVSKNAISKNTVCLWYDGAALEAATFYAQTFPDSAVGAVHRAPGDYPDGKQGDVLTVEFTVMGIPCIGLNGGPMFKHTEAFSFQVATDDQAETDRLWNAIVGNGGKESECGWCKDKWGLSWQITPRVLTQAFTNPDKQVAKRAFDAMMKMQKIDIATIEAAVRG, from the coding sequence ATGGTCAGCAAGAACGCGATCAGCAAGAACACGGTTTGTCTGTGGTACGACGGCGCCGCCCTGGAGGCCGCGACGTTCTACGCGCAGACGTTTCCGGACAGCGCGGTGGGCGCGGTGCATCGCGCGCCCGGCGATTATCCCGACGGCAAGCAGGGCGATGTGCTGACGGTCGAGTTCACGGTGATGGGAATTCCGTGCATCGGCTTGAACGGCGGGCCCATGTTCAAGCACACCGAGGCGTTCTCGTTTCAGGTCGCGACCGACGATCAGGCCGAAACCGATCGCTTGTGGAATGCGATCGTCGGCAACGGCGGCAAGGAAAGCGAGTGCGGCTGGTGCAAGGACAAGTGGGGGCTGTCGTGGCAGATCACCCCACGTGTGCTGACGCAGGCGTTCACAAATCCGGATAAGCAGGTGGCCAAGCGCGCGTTCGACGCCATGATGAAGATGCAGAAGATCGATATCGCGACGATCGAGGCCGCGGTGCGCGGCTGA
- a CDS encoding FAD-dependent monooxygenase: MIYDVVIAGAGPVGLFLACELRLAGLSVLALEQAQDPHSPLKRLPFGMRGLSAPTIEACYRRGLLDDIAMPPSAKDDARNASGGAHWMQQARRPGGHFAGIQFFLDNIDTSKWPYRLPGPAGTNMAITMEHLETVLAARAEAMGVEIRRGLGVDGIEASDDEVTVRAGDETFRARWLVGCDGGRSTVRKLAGIAFVGTDPEFTGYSVQVALADADKLRPGRHYTATGMYTYQPPGIIAMVDFDGGAYHRTQPITLEHVQAVVRRVSGIDVEVTALQLATTWTDRTYQATAYRNGRVLLAGDAAHIHSPLGGQGLNLGLDDAMNLGWKLAATIRGDAPADLLDSYFSERHPVGAQVLDWSRAQVALMRPSPSTRALEAIVRDLIDTGDGATYFAERVWGVGLRYDLGDSHPLVGRSAPDFELTDGTRLGELLRNGKGLLLDFDADARLHALAQRWSERIAYVASDAKDRLGVSAVLVRPDGFVAWAGERAADHEQAAQAAARWFGEPAR; the protein is encoded by the coding sequence TTGATCTACGACGTCGTGATCGCCGGTGCCGGCCCCGTCGGCTTGTTCCTCGCCTGCGAGCTTCGCCTCGCCGGCCTGTCGGTCCTGGCGCTGGAACAGGCTCAAGACCCCCACTCACCGTTGAAGCGACTCCCGTTCGGCATGCGCGGCCTGTCGGCGCCGACCATCGAAGCGTGTTATCGCCGCGGCTTGCTCGACGACATCGCGATGCCGCCGTCGGCAAAAGACGATGCGCGCAACGCTTCCGGCGGCGCGCATTGGATGCAGCAGGCGCGGCGGCCGGGCGGCCACTTCGCCGGCATCCAGTTCTTCCTCGACAACATCGACACCTCCAAGTGGCCGTATCGCCTGCCGGGCCCAGCCGGCACCAATATGGCGATCACCATGGAGCACCTCGAAACCGTCCTGGCCGCTCGCGCCGAAGCCATGGGCGTCGAGATCCGGCGCGGCCTGGGCGTCGACGGCATCGAAGCGTCGGACGACGAAGTGACCGTTCGCGCCGGCGATGAGACGTTTCGCGCACGCTGGCTGGTCGGTTGCGACGGCGGGCGCAGCACGGTGCGCAAGTTGGCCGGCATTGCGTTCGTCGGCACCGATCCGGAATTCACCGGCTATTCGGTTCAAGTGGCGTTGGCCGACGCGGACAAACTGCGCCCGGGCCGCCATTACACCGCGACCGGCATGTACACCTATCAGCCGCCCGGCATCATCGCGATGGTCGATTTCGATGGCGGCGCGTATCACCGGACCCAGCCGATCACGCTGGAACACGTGCAGGCGGTAGTGCGCCGGGTCTCCGGTATCGACGTCGAGGTAACCGCGCTGCAACTCGCCACGACCTGGACCGATCGCACCTATCAGGCGACGGCGTATCGCAACGGACGGGTGCTGCTCGCCGGCGACGCCGCGCACATCCATTCGCCCCTGGGCGGCCAGGGGCTCAACCTCGGTCTCGACGATGCGATGAACCTGGGATGGAAGCTCGCCGCGACGATTCGCGGCGACGCGCCGGCCGACCTGCTCGACAGCTATTTCAGCGAACGCCATCCGGTGGGCGCGCAGGTTCTCGACTGGTCGCGCGCCCAAGTCGCGCTGATGCGGCCCAGCCCGAGTACGCGCGCGCTTGAGGCCATCGTCCGTGACCTCATCGACACGGGCGACGGCGCCACCTATTTCGCCGAACGCGTGTGGGGCGTCGGCCTTCGCTACGATCTGGGCGACAGCCATCCGCTGGTGGGGCGCAGCGCTCCCGACTTCGAGCTGACCGATGGAACCCGGCTCGGCGAACTGCTGCGCAACGGCAAGGGCCTGCTGCTGGACTTCGACGCCGATGCGCGGTTGCACGCGCTCGCACAGCGCTGGAGCGAGCGCATCGCGTATGTCGCCAGCGACGCCAAGGACCGGCTCGGTGTGAGCGCCGTACTCGTGCGCCCGGATGGCTTCGTCGCCTGGGCGGGCGAGCGCGCGGCCGATCATGAGCAGGCCGCGCAGGCCGCGGCCCGATGGTTCGGCGAACCCGCACGCTGA
- a CDS encoding lectin codes for MSITRRTFLLGSAAAAATGAVNASALARAATQTHGVHRISAASGPGDVVGKVSVGYQGWYAAPGDGAPINGWWHWSKDWGRPPDPTYNAIKSWPDMREYARGYPTNFAPLRNGQPATLFSSYDQDTVDVHFRWMQQHGIDTAALQRFNPVSGEGPTRDAMAAKVRQAAERYQRKFYIMYDVSGWTQMRTQMKEDWSNKMSALAASPAYARQNGKPVVCIWGFGFDDDSRPFHAAECAEVVAWFKRQGCYVIGGVPTRWRTGESVRPDFLPVFDQFDMISPWMIGVIGKIPDADAFWLSANIADKDYCDARGIDYQPCVLPGDLAEHQRAHGNFMWRQFYNLARLGVAGFYISMFDEYNEGNQIAKTAETLNDAPANFNFAALDEDGTPCASDYYLRLTGDGGRMLKGALALTPVRPTAPVSGSSVGLATVLSLRSRVNNRYVVAESNGAEPLIANRDALGPWERFDMVDAGGGDIALLSHTNAKFVTVDATRQNALIASRDSVGARERFLVEILPGGAIALRARANDRYVTATNEAKGPLIPTATQVGGWEVFDLVIS; via the coding sequence ATGAGCATCACACGCCGCACCTTCCTGCTCGGCAGCGCCGCCGCGGCCGCGACCGGCGCCGTCAACGCATCGGCGCTCGCCCGCGCGGCGACGCAGACGCACGGCGTCCATCGCATCTCCGCGGCCAGCGGTCCCGGCGATGTCGTCGGCAAAGTGTCCGTCGGTTATCAGGGCTGGTACGCCGCGCCCGGCGACGGCGCGCCCATCAACGGCTGGTGGCATTGGTCGAAGGACTGGGGCCGTCCACCGGATCCCACCTATAACGCGATCAAGTCCTGGCCCGACATGCGCGAATACGCGCGCGGCTATCCGACCAATTTCGCGCCGTTGCGCAATGGCCAACCCGCCACATTGTTTTCGAGTTACGACCAGGACACGGTCGACGTCCACTTCCGCTGGATGCAGCAGCACGGCATCGACACCGCCGCGCTGCAACGCTTCAACCCCGTCTCGGGCGAAGGCCCGACCCGCGACGCCATGGCCGCGAAGGTGCGTCAGGCCGCCGAACGCTACCAGCGCAAGTTCTACATCATGTACGACGTCAGCGGCTGGACGCAGATGCGCACGCAGATGAAGGAGGACTGGAGCAACAAGATGTCGGCGCTGGCCGCATCGCCGGCGTACGCGCGTCAGAACGGAAAACCGGTGGTGTGCATCTGGGGCTTCGGCTTCGACGATGACAGCCGCCCCTTCCATGCGGCCGAATGCGCGGAGGTGGTGGCATGGTTCAAGCGCCAGGGCTGCTACGTGATTGGCGGCGTGCCCACGCGCTGGCGCACCGGCGAGTCGGTACGTCCGGATTTTTTGCCGGTGTTCGATCAGTTCGACATGATCTCGCCGTGGATGATCGGCGTGATCGGGAAAATCCCCGACGCCGATGCGTTCTGGCTGTCGGCCAACATCGCCGACAAGGACTACTGCGACGCGCGCGGCATCGACTACCAGCCCTGCGTGCTTCCCGGCGATCTCGCCGAGCACCAACGCGCGCACGGCAATTTCATGTGGCGGCAGTTCTACAACCTGGCCAGGCTCGGCGTCGCCGGTTTCTACATCTCGATGTTCGACGAATACAACGAAGGCAACCAGATCGCGAAAACCGCCGAGACCTTGAACGACGCTCCGGCCAACTTCAACTTCGCCGCGCTCGATGAAGACGGCACTCCCTGCGCATCGGACTACTACCTGCGCCTGACCGGCGACGGTGGCCGCATGCTCAAGGGCGCGCTCGCTCTCACTCCCGTACGACCGACCGCGCCGGTCAGCGGAAGCAGCGTGGGCCTGGCCACTGTTCTGAGCCTGCGTTCGCGCGTGAACAACCGCTACGTGGTCGCGGAAAGCAACGGCGCCGAACCCCTGATCGCGAACCGCGACGCGCTGGGGCCATGGGAGCGCTTCGACATGGTCGATGCGGGCGGCGGCGACATCGCGCTGCTGTCGCACACCAATGCCAAGTTCGTGACGGTGGATGCGACGCGGCAGAACGCATTGATCGCCAGCCGCGACAGCGTCGGCGCGCGCGAACGCTTCCTGGTCGAGATCCTGCCCGGCGGTGCGATCGCGCTGCGGGCGCGGGCCAACGATCGGTATGTGACCGCGACGAACGAGGCAAAGGGGCCGTTGATTCCTACTGCGACGCAGGTGGGCGGGTGGGAGGTGTTCGATTTGGTGATTTCCTGA
- a CDS encoding VOC family protein yields the protein MKSRQSPIPRQPIKRNSDALSTTASRLCSKPTSTPGADMLHHISIGVRDLRAAGAFYDGTLGALGYRRVFDGEASIGYGLVDGQDILLLNLCVDAAAPGDGFHLAFSAPSRASVDAFHRNGLAAGGRDNGAPGLRPDYGDAYYAAFLVDPDGHRIEAVINRIAA from the coding sequence ATGAAGTCGCGCCAATCGCCGATCCCTCGCCAGCCCATCAAGCGCAACAGCGACGCGCTATCCACAACCGCTTCTCGGCTATGCTCCAAACCCACATCGACCCCAGGCGCCGACATGCTTCACCACATCTCTATTGGCGTCCGCGATCTGCGAGCGGCCGGCGCGTTCTACGACGGCACCCTGGGCGCCTTGGGTTACCGCCGGGTGTTCGACGGCGAGGCCTCGATCGGTTACGGCCTCGTGGATGGTCAAGACATCTTGTTGCTGAATCTTTGTGTTGATGCGGCGGCTCCGGGAGACGGGTTCCATCTCGCGTTTTCCGCGCCGTCCCGCGCGAGCGTCGATGCGTTTCACCGCAACGGTCTGGCCGCCGGCGGCCGCGACAACGGCGCGCCGGGGCTTCGTCCCGATTATGGAGATGCCTACTACGCTGCGTTCCTCGTCGACCCGGACGGCCACCGTATCGAAGCGGTGATCAACCGGATTGCCGCTTAA
- a CDS encoding agmatine deiminase family protein, which yields MHTSTPPRAGWRPLVAGVLCALALSAAAPGAAHAQTGYMPDETARHEGTWLQWPHAYTYGRAYRDRLDPTWVAMTRALVASENVHLIVYDANEQTRVRALLSAAGVALTKVSFLIRPTDDVWVRDNGPLFVYDRNDQLTITDWGFNGWGLDAPYRKDDVVPAAVAGRLGLPRVDVNDVVLEGGAIEVDGRGVLMATRSSTREPNRNAELSEAELEAVLSEQLGVSKFIWLDGAPGGKDDITDMHIDGFARFGTPDTVVTMSRADLRQWGLSSADIDRLYRASDIDGATYRIVQLPLTARDVVTAYGYELGYKGSYVNYYVGNTVVLMPEYKDPNDAVAKSILQGLYPGRSVIGIDVRNLYRNGGMVHCVTQQQPAAL from the coding sequence ATGCACACCTCCACCCCTCCCCGCGCCGGCTGGCGTCCGCTGGTCGCCGGCGTCCTGTGCGCCCTCGCCCTGAGCGCCGCCGCACCCGGCGCGGCCCATGCGCAGACCGGCTACATGCCCGACGAAACCGCGCGCCACGAAGGCACCTGGCTGCAATGGCCGCACGCCTACACCTATGGCCGCGCCTATCGCGACCGGCTCGATCCGACCTGGGTGGCGATGACCCGCGCCCTGGTCGCCAGCGAGAACGTGCACCTCATCGTCTACGACGCCAACGAGCAGACCCGCGTGCGCGCCCTGCTCAGCGCCGCCGGTGTCGCGCTGACCAAGGTGAGTTTTCTGATCCGTCCGACCGACGATGTGTGGGTGCGCGACAACGGCCCGTTGTTCGTCTACGACCGCAACGATCAGCTCACGATCACCGACTGGGGTTTCAACGGCTGGGGCCTCGATGCGCCCTATCGCAAGGACGACGTCGTGCCCGCCGCCGTCGCCGGCCGTCTCGGCCTGCCGCGCGTGGACGTCAACGATGTGGTGCTCGAAGGCGGCGCGATCGAAGTCGACGGTCGCGGCGTGCTGATGGCCACGCGCAGCTCCACGCGAGAGCCGAACCGCAACGCCGAGCTCAGCGAAGCCGAACTCGAAGCGGTTCTGTCCGAGCAACTGGGCGTGTCCAAGTTCATCTGGCTCGACGGCGCGCCCGGCGGCAAGGACGACATCACCGACATGCACATCGACGGCTTCGCCCGCTTCGGCACGCCGGACACCGTGGTCACCATGAGCCGCGCCGACCTGCGCCAATGGGGCCTGTCGTCGGCCGACATCGATCGCCTGTACCGCGCGAGCGATATCGACGGCGCCACCTACCGCATCGTGCAGCTGCCGCTGACCGCGCGCGACGTGGTGACCGCGTATGGCTACGAACTGGGCTACAAAGGCTCGTACGTGAATTACTACGTCGGCAACACTGTCGTACTGATGCCCGAGTACAAGGATCCCAACGACGCGGTCGCCAAATCGATCCTGCAAGGCCTCTACCCGGGCCGCAGCGTGATCGGCATCGACGTGCGCAATCTGTATCGCAACGGCGGCATGGTGCATTGCGTGACCCAGCAGCAGCCCGCGGCGCTGTGA
- a CDS encoding sensor histidine kinase — protein MTRRREQVLRRLHLRLTAVWTAAWLLCVVVLCSVAIATHARLAQLDLASSARLRATAVYGLTWFDGDGRFHDEVLRKEPDVIDSGSDVWVIGKGPPPQVLLQPQRPRFDLAEPFALAEAVIAGGRDIANEGHDRRGRAYLLQAKVTYDDRDRAIAAILVLADPGARDAAHAAFVRWTLAIAAALAAFGILVGHVLSRRSLRPAIASFEQQERFIAAAAHELRTPVARLQALCESAQDGRESPVQVLAKVERVTTQTAGLVDQLLLLARLDAADAPVHKEPVRLDLLVEAILPDDRPIAFHAAESVVNADLRLAQTAVRNLIDNALLHAAPDTGDEPISVTVSGRKVIVEDRGPGFPESLLQRIREPFVTGPASRGSGLGLSIVQHIAQLHGGELRLENRAGGGARVELSL, from the coding sequence ATGACGCGACGGCGTGAACAGGTCCTGCGCCGGCTGCATCTGCGCCTGACCGCGGTGTGGACGGCGGCGTGGTTGCTGTGCGTGGTCGTGCTGTGCTCGGTCGCCATCGCCACGCATGCGCGGCTGGCGCAACTCGACCTCGCCTCCAGCGCGCGGCTGCGCGCGACGGCGGTGTACGGCTTGACGTGGTTCGACGGCGACGGCCGTTTTCACGACGAAGTGCTGCGCAAGGAACCCGACGTGATCGACAGCGGCAGCGATGTCTGGGTGATCGGCAAGGGCCCGCCGCCGCAGGTGTTGTTGCAGCCGCAACGTCCGCGCTTCGATCTGGCCGAGCCGTTCGCGCTGGCCGAGGCCGTGATCGCCGGCGGACGCGACATCGCGAACGAAGGCCACGATCGCCGCGGCCGTGCTTACCTGCTGCAGGCCAAGGTGACTTACGACGACCGCGACCGAGCCATCGCCGCGATCCTGGTGCTGGCCGATCCCGGCGCGCGCGACGCCGCTCATGCGGCCTTCGTTCGCTGGACCTTGGCGATCGCCGCGGCCCTGGCCGCGTTCGGCATCCTCGTCGGCCACGTGCTGTCGCGCCGCTCGCTGCGGCCGGCGATCGCGTCGTTCGAACAACAGGAACGTTTCATCGCCGCGGCAGCGCACGAGCTGCGCACGCCGGTCGCGCGCTTGCAGGCCTTGTGCGAATCGGCGCAGGACGGGCGCGAGTCGCCGGTGCAGGTGCTGGCCAAGGTCGAGCGAGTGACGACCCAGACCGCCGGCCTGGTCGATCAATTGCTGCTGTTGGCGCGGCTGGATGCGGCCGACGCGCCGGTCCACAAGGAACCCGTGCGTCTGGATCTGCTGGTCGAAGCGATCCTGCCGGACGACCGGCCCATCGCCTTCCACGCCGCCGAGTCGGTGGTGAACGCGGACCTGCGACTGGCGCAGACCGCCGTACGCAATCTGATCGACAACGCCTTGCTGCACGCGGCGCCCGACACAGGCGACGAGCCGATCAGCGTGACCGTCAGCGGCCGCAAGGTGATCGTCGAGGATCGCGGTCCCGGGTTTCCCGAGTCGCTGTTGCAACGCATCCGCGAACCCTTCGTGACCGGCCCGGCCAGCCGCGGCAGCGGACTCGGCCTGTCGATCGTCCAGCACATCGCGCAGTTGCACGGCGGCGAGCTGCGTCTGGAAAACCGCGCCGGCGGCGGCGCGCGGGTGGAATTGAGCCTGTGA
- a CDS encoding winged helix-turn-helix domain-containing protein gives MRLLVLEDQTDLREAVAGRLRAHGHAVDAVADLATAESFVLSYAYDAFVLDRTLPDGDALASLRQWRQRGIATPPLFLTARDAVEDRIDGFAGGADDYLIKPFSMDELMARIVAIGRRGGAIRPSVLRVSDLEVDLGRREVRRGGIALPLRPKEFALLQLLAERAGQVVARGDIIASCWGEGQEPASNAEEVLIAALRRKLGAPPLLHTVRGAGYRLDGRDDATA, from the coding sequence ATGCGCCTGCTCGTACTCGAAGACCAGACCGATTTGCGCGAGGCCGTCGCCGGGCGGTTGCGCGCGCATGGGCATGCCGTTGACGCGGTCGCCGATCTGGCGACGGCCGAATCCTTCGTGCTGTCGTATGCCTACGATGCCTTCGTGCTCGATCGCACCTTGCCCGATGGCGACGCGCTCGCCTCGCTGCGGCAATGGCGCCAGCGCGGCATCGCCACGCCGCCGTTGTTCCTGACCGCGCGCGACGCGGTCGAGGATCGCATCGACGGTTTCGCCGGCGGCGCCGACGATTATCTGATCAAGCCGTTCTCGATGGACGAACTGATGGCCCGGATCGTCGCGATCGGGCGCCGCGGCGGCGCGATCCGGCCCAGCGTGTTGCGCGTGTCCGATCTGGAAGTCGACCTGGGCCGTCGCGAAGTCCGCCGCGGCGGCATCGCGCTGCCGCTGCGGCCGAAGGAATTCGCCCTGCTGCAACTGCTGGCCGAGCGCGCCGGACAAGTCGTCGCACGCGGCGACATCATCGCCAGTTGCTGGGGCGAAGGTCAGGAACCGGCATCGAACGCCGAGGAAGTGCTGATCGCCGCGTTGCGCCGAAAACTCGGCGCCCCGCCGTTGCTGCACACGGTGCGCGGCGCGGGCTATCGACTGGACGGACGCGATGACGCGACGGCGTGA
- a CDS encoding DUF3348 domain-containing protein has translation MMQAPRRATVRGPTFIRTLARLTAADVPPPARSLSDQLSQWVDWTHAVALSTALDGRPPAALLDDRILRSADDDECARVRAALTSAIVADRAFAAATPRGPGPANAADADETLDFPFYRQRYLALQQTMEAGVGRLRERLRAMLTHGEPGMVRLAAVDAVMERALSRRERALLSAAPTLLSEHFERLRQAALTAADDAADDAPPAASTAWLEAFRKDMQNVLLAELDVRLQPAQGLLAALRTHAKN, from the coding sequence ATGATGCAAGCACCTCGACGGGCTACGGTTCGCGGCCCGACGTTCATCCGCACGCTCGCTCGCCTGACCGCCGCCGACGTACCACCGCCCGCGCGATCGTTGTCGGATCAGCTGAGCCAGTGGGTCGATTGGACCCACGCCGTGGCGCTGTCCACGGCGCTCGATGGCAGGCCGCCCGCGGCGCTGCTCGACGATCGGATCCTGCGCAGCGCCGACGACGACGAGTGCGCGCGCGTGCGCGCGGCGCTGACGAGCGCGATCGTCGCCGACCGCGCATTCGCCGCGGCGACGCCGCGTGGGCCGGGGCCGGCCAACGCCGCCGATGCGGACGAAACGCTGGATTTCCCGTTCTATCGTCAGCGCTATCTCGCCCTGCAACAGACCATGGAGGCCGGCGTCGGCCGCCTGCGCGAGCGCCTGCGCGCGATGCTGACCCACGGCGAGCCCGGCATGGTCCGGCTCGCCGCCGTGGATGCGGTCATGGAGCGGGCCTTGAGCCGGCGCGAGCGGGCCTTGCTGTCGGCCGCGCCGACCCTGCTGAGCGAACACTTCGAGCGCCTGCGTCAGGCCGCGCTGACGGCCGCGGACGATGCCGCGGACGATGCGCCGCCGGCCGCGTCCACCGCGTGGCTGGAGGCATTTCGCAAGGACATGCAGAACGTTTTGCTCGCCGAACTGGACGTTCGCCTACAACCGGCGCAGGGCCTGCTTGCCGCCCTTCGCACTCATGCAAAGAACTAA